A segment of the Melioribacteraceae bacterium 4301-Me genome:
TAGCTTATCAACTTTTTCACTATTAGAAGGCATAAGACAATACCCTAATCTTTATGTTAATAAAATTGGTATAATGGGTGAAAATTTTTTATTAGTGATTATCTTAATGTTATATATTTTATCATACTCAAACATTTTTATCTCGTTTGAATTTTCTACTCTTCCATAGAGCACTTTTTTACCCCTTTTATTCTTAGATATATAGTAAGGTTCCAAAGAAATTTTATTCATTCCATAAAGGAATTGAATTTTATTTCTATTGAAAATAGCTGATGAGAATAATAATGTTTTCATGAAATGCCTCGTTAATTATATGTTCTAAAAACGCCTATTACTTTCCCAATTATGTTGAAGTTTTCTGTATTAGAAATTTCAATATCTGCATAAGATTCATTTTCTGGATGTAGAATTATTTTGTTTTCTTTCTTAATGAATCTTTTCATTGTTGCTTCATCACCAATTAGGGCTATTACAATATCACCGCTTGCAGCTTCTTTTTGAGGGGATACTATTACAAGGTCGCCTTCTAAAATTCCAGCATTAATCATACTGTCACCGCGAACTTTTAATCCGAAACAATCTGTTTTTCTTTTAATTATGCTTATATCGACTAAAATATTGCCTTCAATATTTTCTTCTGCTAATATTGGTTGTCCAGCTGCAACTCTGCCAATAATTGGCAGTGAAATAAAATTTTCTTGTTGTTTAATATGTTTATTGCTCAGCGGTATAATTGAAAGGGTACGACTTTGATTGCTCTCATTAGTAAGGAAACCTTTTTTTATTAATGCATCAATATGCCTTTTTACCCCAAAAGTGCTCGATATATTGAATTTCTTGCCAATTTCTCGGTAAGTAGGAGGATAACCATTAAAATCTACATGTTGTTGAATAAATTCTAATATTTCTTTTTGCCGATTTGTTAATTCATTTTTCATTTTGGTGTCCATTTGTTCACTGCAAATATAGTGAACTGATGTACACGTGTCAAGAATTTCCTAAAAAAAGAGGAGGTTTTTAAGGGGACAAATAAGCCGCACTTTATCAAATGCGGCTTGGCAAGACTTAGATATTCATTATTGGAAGCGACTAATCAACGTAAGTTATCCAATTGTAACGGTCTTCAATTTTCCCGTATTGGATGCCTGTTAGTTCATCGTATAGTTTTGTGCTCAATTCGCCAGCTTCTGTATCACTGAATTTTATTAATTCATCTTTATATTTAAGCCGACTTACTGATGAGATAACTGCTGCGGTTCCAGTACCAAATATTTCTACCAAAGTTCCTTTTTTATAACTATCAAGAATTTCATTAATAGATATAGCTCGTTCAGAGACATTGTAACCCCAATCTTTAAGTAATTGAATTACAGATGCTCTTGTTACACCAGGCAAAATAGAGCCAGCTAAGGCGGGAGTTGCCACTTCATCTTTAAATCTTACGAAAATGTTCATAGCGCCGACTTCTTCAATAAACTTTTGTTCAATAGCATCTAGCCATAGGACTTGTGTATATCCTTCGGCTTTTGCTTCTACTTGTGCAGCTAAACCCGCGGCATAATTGCCAGCAGCCTTAGCTTCGCCTGTTCCTTTGCGAACCGCCCGAACATATTTATCTGTAACCATAATTGGAACTGGCTTGAACCCTTCTGGATAATAAGGTCCAACAGGACTTAGCATAATAATGAATTTGTAATTTTCAGATGGTCGAACACCAAAACAAGGTTCAGTTGCTATCATAAATGGTCTGATGTAAAGTGAATAACCGGGTTTTGTGGGTATCCAATCCTTATCAATTCTTACCAGTTCTTTGATAGCTTTAAGGAACAGGTTTGAGTCAATCTGCGGCATACTCATTCTTGCAGCAGAGTTATTAAATCTTTCAGCATTTTTTTCCGGTCTAAATAATGCAATACGACCACCTACTTGCTTGTAAGCTTTTAATCCTTCGAAAATCGCTTGTCCATAATGAAAAACCATCGAAGCTGGGTGAAGACTTAAATTATGAATTTTTTTGATAGTTGGATTGTGCCACCCGCCTAATGCAGAATCATAATCCATCTCAAAAATATGGTCTGTAAAAGTTCTTCCGAAAACTAATTTCTCTGGAAGTACAACTTTTGATTCTTTTTCTGCAGTTTCATAATGGATATCAATCATTTTATCACCTTCTTAGTTTAATGACGGTCAGTTTATTTTTAAAATTATGTGTGAGTGATTCCTTGTTATTTGCGTTGATTCATTTTTGATTTCAAATATAAAAAAATACCTCTAATAGGCAAAGGTAGTATTGGTTTTTTTTATTTAATTTAGATTCAGCTTTTATTTTGATAATTAAATATGTACTTCTGTTATATTCTTTAATATGAGTATAAATCTATTAAAAAAAGTAGATGCTGAAAGTGCGTAAAGGATTATTAATATTATGTTGTTTATTAATGCTGTTAACTGGATACTCGAATTTCTGTGCACAATCAAAGTTGACTGATACTCAGATTGATTCATTAATAAATATCGGCACAAGTGAACTTAATAAAAAAGAATGGGGAAATGTACTTTCTATCTTTGACAAAGTTTTAGATGCCGACCCTTTGAATCTTTATGCAAATTATTACTTTGCGGTTGCTCAAAGAGAAAAGGCACTTATTGCCGACCCAATTTCAAGAATTTTTAGATGGAACAGCTCCGAAAATCATTTTAAGAATGTTATTAAGTTAGATTCAACTTTTAAAGACGTGTTTTATCAATATGCTTTGCTTCAATTATACAAGAAAAATTATTTTGAAGCATTGGACTTAGTTCGACATCAATTGAAAATTAAAAACAACATAAGCGAAGTTCGAAAAGGTGTTTTTTATTTGTACGATGTTGTATTCCATAATGAAGATAACGATAATTTGGAAAAGTGGCTGTCCAATCCTAAGTCTGACTTTGATATGTATTGCTTAGGCGAATTGTATCGAAATACTAATCGTCTTGACCAGGCTAAAGAAATTTTTAACTCTATTATTGCAAAAAAGAATATATCTCTTACACCTGCCTATATATCGTTAGTGAAATTGTATTTGCAAGAAGAAAATCCTCAGAAAGCAGCGGAGATTTACTGGAATGCAGTAAGTTCAGTCTCAGATACCGTAGAAGGTAATTTCCTCTTAAATGATCTTGTTTTTTTATTTAATGAAAAAGATTATTCAGTGTTCAAAACTCTTAAGACCGCTGATGATATTAAACAATTTATTAAATCATTTTGGTTTGGCAGAAATCCATATCCTTCTATGCCTTACAACTTGTATTTAACTGAGTACTATAAGAGAATAATTTATGCTGAAAAAAATTTCTGGTACGATGGACTTAGATTAACAATTTATGATCCCAATAAATTAGATATTATAAACTATCCGCTTTGGTATAAGTTAAATAATAGGTTTAATGATCAAGGTATAGTATATCTTCGGTTTGGACAACCAAATGAAATATCTAATTTGACTTCTTCTTCAACTTCAGATGTAATCTCTTGGTTGTACAATGAAACATCAAAAACTTCCAAAATGATTTTTCATTTCGAAAAGAGCTTTAATGCACCTGCAAATTATTGGAAACTTGTGCCTGGATTTACTGATAAGTTTATTAACGAAAGATTGGCTGTATGGGATTCTAGGTATCACGATTTAGACCCAAACAGCAATACCTTTTCAGATATTTTGAAGGAAGGCGTAAAATCAATTGAAACAGTGTTAACTACAGATAAATTTAATTGGCCGGAAGATTTGAAATTTTTAGATGCGTATTATTCAGTATCACAATTCAAAGACGTTTCATACTTGAGTTTTTTAGTGCTCTCATTTGCAGTACCTACATCAGAATTGACTAAGGAATTTCAGAAAAAAGACAGTCTTAATTTTGAATCTGCAATTACAATTTACGATGCTTCCATTAATCCAGTTTTTCATATGGTAAAAAATTACCGTGATGAAACTGCACTTTCTGTAAATGCTTATGATAGTCTTTTTATCGACAAATATGAAGTTCCATTGAAAGCGGGGTTATACTTTGTTTGTTTTGATATTTATTTGCCCAAACAGAAAAAGGTCTTTGCTGTAAAATTTAAACAAGAATTGAAAAATTTTGAAAACGGCAAATTTCAATGCAGCTCGCTTGAGACAGCATTCGATATTTCGTCGATTTATAATTCGGGGTCGAGAGACAGAAAATTTCTTAAAATAATCCCGAACCCTTCCCGGAAATTCAATCAAAAAAATAATGTTTTTGTTTACTATGAAATTTATAACTTGAAAAAAGATAAAGATAGGTTGGTTCACTATACAATAAATGTAAATATTGAAAGAAAAGAGTCCGGAAATTTTATTTGGAATTTCATCAGTGGAATTTTCTCCTCTAAAAAATATAGTCTATCAATTAAAGACAGTTTTATGGATACTTCGACAAACGTTTCTAATTTCCAGGCGTTCGATATGAGTCAATTGCAACCCGGTGAATACGTAATGAAACTTGAAATTAAGGATGATACAAACGGAGAAGTAACCTCAGCTTTTTCGGAATTTATTCTGGAGTAGGTCGGAAGACCGTTCCGACCTCAGGTATTGATCTTGTTGAGTTTGTGTAAGTTAATGGGGCGGTAAGTCGGGACGGCGTCCCGACCTACAGTGCTATTCTACAAAATCTTGTATTTGCGAAAAAGTTCGATTAGAATTTTTGATAGGTAAGAAAAAACTTTCAATCGTAATTTGACAGGTTTATTTCTTATTTTTGATTAATATAATTCAAAGGGCGATGTTGAAAAAATTTTTACAGTTCTTAGGGGCGAAGACAATAAAGTTTTTTCAGGAAGTGGGACAAGTATCAACTTTGTTTTTGGACGTACTTAGAAATTTCAAAAGACTGATTAAAAACAATAAAGATTTTTTTTATCAGATGGAACATATTGGAGTTAATTCACTTCCGCTTGTTTTTATAATTGCAATTTTTACTGGTGCAGTCTCTGCATGGCAGGCAGCCTATCAATTAAAGGGAATTGCACCGCTTTCTTTTTTAGGTACTGCAACAAGCAGAGCAATTATTACTGAATTGGGACCTGTGTTAACCGCTATTGTAATAGCAGGCAGAGTAGGTGCATCAATAGCTGCAGAAATCGGTTCAATGAAAGTAACAGAGCAGATAGATGCACTCGAAACTATGGGAATTAGCCCAGTTGGCTTTTTAGCTACACCGCGTTTTTTTGCATCTATTATTATGATGCCAATCCTTGTAATTTTTGCTGATCTAATAGCTGTAATTGGTGCTTATCTTATTTCGAATTACTTTCTCGGTGTTTCTTTTGATGTTTTTTTTGAATCGGTAAAAAGATACTTCCTCTTTGGTGATTTTACATTCGGCCTTATCAAGGGAATGATTTTTGGCGGTGTGACTGCATTGCTTGGATGCCATATTGGATTTAGAACAGAAGGCGGGGCAGAAGGTGTAGGACTTTCAACAATTAAATCTTTTGTTGTAAGTTCTGCTATGATACTAAT
Coding sequences within it:
- the lexA gene encoding transcriptional repressor LexA; amino-acid sequence: MKNELTNRQKEILEFIQQHVDFNGYPPTYREIGKKFNISSTFGVKRHIDALIKKGFLTNESNQSRTLSIIPLSNKHIKQQENFISLPIIGRVAAGQPILAEENIEGNILVDISIIKRKTDCFGLKVRGDSMINAGILEGDLVIVSPQKEAASGDIVIALIGDEATMKRFIKKENKIILHPENESYADIEISNTENFNIIGKVIGVFRTYN
- a CDS encoding branched-chain amino acid aminotransferase, producing the protein MIDIHYETAEKESKVVLPEKLVFGRTFTDHIFEMDYDSALGGWHNPTIKKIHNLSLHPASMVFHYGQAIFEGLKAYKQVGGRIALFRPEKNAERFNNSAARMSMPQIDSNLFLKAIKELVRIDKDWIPTKPGYSLYIRPFMIATEPCFGVRPSENYKFIIMLSPVGPYYPEGFKPVPIMVTDKYVRAVRKGTGEAKAAGNYAAGLAAQVEAKAEGYTQVLWLDAIEQKFIEEVGAMNIFVRFKDEVATPALAGSILPGVTRASVIQLLKDWGYNVSERAISINEILDSYKKGTLVEIFGTGTAAVISSVSRLKYKDELIKFSDTEAGELSTKLYDELTGIQYGKIEDRYNWITYVD
- a CDS encoding GWxTD domain-containing protein, translating into MLLTGYSNFCAQSKLTDTQIDSLINIGTSELNKKEWGNVLSIFDKVLDADPLNLYANYYFAVAQREKALIADPISRIFRWNSSENHFKNVIKLDSTFKDVFYQYALLQLYKKNYFEALDLVRHQLKIKNNISEVRKGVFYLYDVVFHNEDNDNLEKWLSNPKSDFDMYCLGELYRNTNRLDQAKEIFNSIIAKKNISLTPAYISLVKLYLQEENPQKAAEIYWNAVSSVSDTVEGNFLLNDLVFLFNEKDYSVFKTLKTADDIKQFIKSFWFGRNPYPSMPYNLYLTEYYKRIIYAEKNFWYDGLRLTIYDPNKLDIINYPLWYKLNNRFNDQGIVYLRFGQPNEISNLTSSSTSDVISWLYNETSKTSKMIFHFEKSFNAPANYWKLVPGFTDKFINERLAVWDSRYHDLDPNSNTFSDILKEGVKSIETVLTTDKFNWPEDLKFLDAYYSVSQFKDVSYLSFLVLSFAVPTSELTKEFQKKDSLNFESAITIYDASINPVFHMVKNYRDETALSVNAYDSLFIDKYEVPLKAGLYFVCFDIYLPKQKKVFAVKFKQELKNFENGKFQCSSLETAFDISSIYNSGSRDRKFLKIIPNPSRKFNQKNNVFVYYEIYNLKKDKDRLVHYTINVNIERKESGNFIWNFISGIFSSKKYSLSIKDSFMDTSTNVSNFQAFDMSQLQPGEYVMKLEIKDDTNGEVTSAFSEFILE
- a CDS encoding MlaE family ABC transporter permease, whose protein sequence is MLKKFLQFLGAKTIKFFQEVGQVSTLFLDVLRNFKRLIKNNKDFFYQMEHIGVNSLPLVFIIAIFTGAVSAWQAAYQLKGIAPLSFLGTATSRAIITELGPVLTAIVIAGRVGASIAAEIGSMKVTEQIDALETMGISPVGFLATPRFFASIIMMPILVIFADLIAVIGAYLISNYFLGVSFDVFFESVKRYFLFGDFTFGLIKGMIFGGVTALLGCHIGFRTEGGAEGVGLSTIKSFVVSSAMILILDYILWTLHF